The DNA sequence TTGGAGTGGtttccatttgtttgtactgttggtgaattggtgaagggccaagcttgagcgaaattccgtcggaaaaaccatccaagaattGGTGAATTGGTGAGGGGCCAAGCTTGAgttgaattccgtcggaaaaaccatcctaGATTTTTCccacggaaattccgctcgtgtgtacggggcataagagaaaaaaggaggggaaaaataaggttaaaaaaaaaataatgaaaaaaaattattattatttctattattatttatttattattctaaTACATGTACTTATTTTTATAATATTAAttgttataatataaaaaaaatgaaaatgaaaaaataataatagccTGGGATACGTTAGGTGAATAGATAGACTACCACAAAGAACCCTAAACAAACTATTAGAAGCCCTGACACCTCCCCCAATTAAAATCAATTAAAATCatatagtttattattttattgttagaAACAGTAAAAATATATAGGAAGGTTGAAAACCTAAGAGAAAAAAGGAAgggtaaaaatatatatgtataagggATAcagatacacagtatatatactcaACATCATGTCTGCAGCAGGACCCATGAGTGTATTTGTTAGAAGGCTGAGATATGTTGTATATTATAATGAGGTACACTTAGTACAAACAGAGAGGCAGCTATTGGTACAGTTGTTGTTTGTGCTCAACATACTTGAACAACACCAAAATGTACTGTATAACCCATCTTTATAATCGGTACAAACCAGTTTTCGTTATGAATGAACAAAGCAATCAAGATTTATACAACTTCTCCTGACCTAATTTTAGAAATGAATTTGACCAAGCTGACCATATTTTCTTGATTCCTCAAAGTGTAAATTAGTGGGTTACACATTGGGGTACCAACAGTGTACAGCAACGATAGAGTCTTATTTATGTTAGTTAAGTGCTTCCCAGATGGAACTAAGTAGAGCGTTAGCAATGTCCCATAATATGTGCAAACAACAATGAGATGGGAACTGCAGGTGGAGAAGGCCTTCTGTCTTCCGGTGGCTGAAGAGATCTTCAAAACGGTGACAGCAATATAGCTATACGTCACAAGAATTAGAAGACACGGCACCGGAAGGATAGGCATGGATGCCACAAGCATTTCAAGTTCCACCACAGACGTATCTGAGCAAGATAGTCTAAGTAGAGGGGGCAGGTCACAAAAGAAATGGTCTATGATGTTTTGCTTGCAAAACTCTAAACTGCTAACCGAGATGACCGTCATCAGTGGGATGGTGAACCCTAAAAACCAAGGCCACAGAATGAGATGGGTTTGAAGTCTAATATCCATAACTGATTGATAACGGAGAGGGTTACATACTGCTAAATACCTGTCATAGGACATCGACGAGAGGAGAAAACACTCAAAAATTGTTGGCAGACCAAAAAAGTATAGCTGACAGATGCATGAGCTGTAAGATATTAGGCTCCCATTGGCCAGAATGACATGAAGCATCTTTGGTCCAATATTTATAGTAAGAACCATGTCTGAGAGCGACAGCTGGACTAAAAACAAGTACATGGGGGTGTGAATGTGGTGGGTACTTGCTACTATGAATATAATGAGAAGGTTTCCCAATAAAGTCATGATGTGGACCAGGAGCAAAAGAATAAAAATTACATTCCGAAGATCCCCTAGTGTGCTAAACCCAAGAAGGAAAAATTCTGATACCTCTGTGCCATTCTTCATAGTCCTTTTCTTtcctatatttttattaattttcaaaaactgtagtACATCTTATACAATGTAATTCTACATATAAATAATCAAGTTGACAATATGGGAATGTTACAACATATAAATATTGACAATTGTATGTATTATCTGACATCGTTATACTGTTGTCAGTCAATGAAACCTGATCAAATTCCGTATTAAAGGCTAAACTGTCAACCAAATGATGTTTGTGGGTGAGATAACGTTAGCTCTTCTGAATGTAGATGATGATTTTGAGATTGTTCGGTCAAAGCTGACGTTTGATGCTCACTTTTAACTAGTACAACACTGTATAAGAAAACAGAGAtaagagaagaaggaaaagagaTAGAGAGGTGAGTGGGTATGGATGGCATCCAAAAAGACATGCATGATCCCCGAATTATAGCTGTAGAGAAGAAAGAACATGAATATTACACATCTCTCTTGTAACATATTTTCTTCAAAGTGAATCTGTACAAAGCAGTAGGTTAACTTTAAGTGGTATACTTATAAATCAGCGAATCTCATTTTCAACACCGTGACGTCAGTGGTTGCTAAGGACATAGCGggtcatggccatatttgggcaatgatgtttCCCCTTCTACTAGCCTTGCCCTTTCCCTAATATTGGCGAAAACAAGACAGGGAGCTGCCGTTTGGTGAATGGCCATTGTTGggttatttttgttcttttgaaaggTGTTATTCGTTGTGATTTATGAGAATCTACATCGCTGGacaatgtgattgatgatggatttacattgcaggCAGGGGTTGtggggtagaggcccttgtcttcatcaacatggggacaaggtgctttgatagTGGGGTCCCCCCTGGAATGGTACCCCCATGTTAAAGGCACGTGGCCTTGGTTGGTTCAAGATGGAGATGGGGAGCACACTTATAGGTGGGGCACTCGGTTGGTGAGCAAGAGACCACACACAGTTTGGATGTTGCAACTTATCTTGTATATTGCAATGAAAGTAGCGGTAATTAATAAAATCAGTTTCTATTGGCACTGATAATAGCCAATATAGCAGTTGGTATTTGTACAGTATCACCAGGCTTAGGCCCGTATTACCATGCAGCTTTGGCTGGAGGGATGGCAGTCTGTAGTGTACTATAAGGGCACTAGAATGCTGCTGAAGGGAGCCCCACTATGGTGATCCAGATACGGGGATGTTTCCACTGATCAGGCCAtgtctatcacgtacctggtagtagagcctgattggacgaggaaggcctctcttacacctctgacttggggccTCTGATAGTGTGGATAGAAGGTGCAGGAGTACAGAGTCACATGAGTGCCAAGAAGTCTTGCAGGCAGCAGGGCGGATGTCCTTGCTGGGGTGGAGAAGTCGTCAGAAGGCTTCAGCAGGAAGACCGGCAGGTAGACAGCTATCGCAGGTGACATCAACAGagtagcaaggtcaggcaggctgggtcatacacgtgCTTGGAAAATCGGATACAGGGCacaggcaggaacgtagtcaggaggcaagccaggTCTGGAACCAGATCAGTAGAACAGGAGCCAGAGGAGAAGATGGAAGATTGGTCAGAGGATAAGCCGAGGTCGAGGCAGGTGgagttcaagggatggtcaagacaagctgGGTAGATAACAGGAATCAGGATACAAGTTCACAGGTAACAGGATGCACAGAAGCTGAAGACAAAGAAGCACTGGAGCTAGGCACTGGCTGGGTTTAAATAGTCTTATTTGGCGCCAGCGTCAATCATGGGTGTGCAGGGATACGCGACGGCCTGTGTTTGCGCACCAGTTCGCACATGCGCACTTCTGTTCGCCAATGCCCGATTCCTACGAGCAAAGGGAACTAGTGTTACTTTGCGCCTGAGAGTTCTTCTAGAGGGACGAACTTGTCTGCTGGCATGTGTATCCTGACAATGTCCCTGCCCCGACTCTACTCACCAAGAACCTCTCCCCATGATATTTGCTCTCCCTAACAAGTGGGGTATCTGtcccaggggcggatccggggggggcaattgccccctccgagaaatgcaggtgagtgtcactgtgagagagccgccgggcggctctgtgagtaaaagagccgccgggcggctccgtgagagagagagccactgggcggctccgtgagtaaaagagccgccgggcggctccgtgagagagagagccgctgagcggctccatgagtaaaagagccgccgggcggctccgtgagaaggagagccgctgggcggctccgtgagtaaaagagccgccgggcggctccgtgagagggagagccgctgggcggctccgtgagtaaaagagccgctgggcggctccgtgagtaaaagagccgccgggcggctccgtgagagggagagccactgggcggctctgtgagtaaaagagccgctgggcggctctgtgagtaaaagccgccgggcggctccataggtgacagagcacCGCTGACATgtgtggccaatcagggagcaggcgggcgggggagcagagagatgacatcatctctcaccgcccgccctgcatccctgcagttcccccccaccatgcaggcagctgcggcagcagagagattacaacatctctctgctgcctgtctctgggacacaagagaccaccttagcaggtggcaagtgacaatctgcatctggtgacaggtgacatggcaagtgacaatctgcaacatgtggcaggcgacgtggtaagtgacatgcaagtgacaatccgcaacgtggcaggcgacgtggcaagtgacaatctgcatctggtgacaggcgacgtggcaagtgacaatccgcaacatgtggcaggcgacgtggcaagtgacaatctgcatctggtgacaggcgacatggcaagtgacaatccgcaacatgtggcaggcgacgtggcaagtgacaatctgcatctggtgacaggcgacgtggcaagtgacaatccgcaatatgtggcaggcgacgtggcaagtgacaatctgcatctggtgacaggcgacgtggcaagtgacaatccataacatgtggcaggcgacgtggcaagtgacaatctgcatctggtgacaggcgacgtggcaagtgacaatccgcaacatgtggcaggcgacgtggcaagagacaatctgcatctggtgacaggcaacgtggcaagtgacaatccgcaacatgtggcaggcgacgtggctagtgacaatctgcatctggtgacaggtgacgtggcaagtgacaatccgcaacatgtgtcaggcgacgtggcaagtgacaatctgcatctggtgacaggtgacgtggcaagtgacaatccgcaacacgtggcaggcgacgtggcaagtgacaatctgcatctggtgacaggtgacgtggcaagtgacacactcggggctcccactgattctgcattatggtgagttaaactatttaattttttataacaatgtaataatagtaataatgcgcttcaatcatcctgacaccataacaaccatggtgccgtgatgattgaagcgccaacaccagccatttccccgatagatgtaccccaaaaaaatatattttctggcagtgcccctcccgagactagactctggatccgcccctgatctgtCCCTGTACTATCACTCGCTCCAGGCATGCCTGAATGATGAGGGTACCATATTTTATAGTAAGAAAGAGTCCCACATCAAGATGGCTGTCAGAGGTCCCCAGAAGTTGTTACCCAAGACACCTAGGGAGTCCTTGAGGAAACATTTCCCTTAACTTTCAGCTCCTTGGGTGTACAGTAGGTAGTATGTCCAAAGAGTGAAGGGTTAAGCACAAGCTGATGACTGCAACATAAATTTACTGATACCACCTATCTCAAACCTGCAAGATTTGTGTTAAACTCATGGTAGCTGTGAACCCAAACTTCATCCCTAGTGTAGACTTACATTCTTTGAGAAAGCACTAGTCCAAAACATATCAGAAAGGTTCCTGTTAACTTTTGAATAAAAATCATGAGCTTCATTAAATCCTGGTTTGGGCTGTCCTTCTAGCTCAGCAGAGGGCATGTTGAATCTTTGCAGAAAGACCACTTCATCcatacagagagcaagggtccttctctttAGCATGCTGGCAGTAGATAGGCTTTTCTACTCagtctgtggctgctttctaaagaaaacaaactataatgccccgtacacacggtcagactttgttcggacattccgacaacaaaatcctaggattttttccgacggatgttggctcaaacttgtcttgcatacacacggtcacacaaagttgttggaaaatcagatcattctgaacgtggtgacgtaaaacacgtacgtcgggactataaacggggcagtggccaatagctttcatctctttatttattctgagcatgcgtggcactttgtccgttggatttgtgtacacacgatcagaatttccaacaacggattttgttgtcggaaaattttatatcctgctctcaaactttgtgtgtcggaaaatccgatggaaaatgtgtgatggagcctacacacggtcggaatttccgacaacaaggtcctatcacatattttccgtcggaaaatccgaccgtgtgtacggggcataagacttttgcACGTTTCTATTGAAGCACTTGGAACTATTGAGccgatttaaactgaaagtttagtTGGGCTTTAAACCTGGTGTCTTTTCACCAGCAATTCCCAgcaatgtatttatttatagaaCTGTACAGATAAATGTACTATTTACCTTCTAAAATTATTTCTGTTGCCATTATCTTTTGAtcacactttaaaggagaagtacagccaaagctcattttggctatacttctcctgtggatcactttgttctgcactcctgtgacctggttTCAGCAGACAACGGGCTGAACCCCACTGTTggttgacgtcacagagccggtccaggctcgggcaagatcccGACAATGTAGTCGTGGTACGCCCACGTGCCTGGACCAACACTCATCTCAGCctttcagcaagctgctgagagcctgagctggcagcttcgccccctccacagcccagtgcttcagtgaccgcggggggggggggggggggcagagcagagaactgtcaaaaaaaagtcagcagctctctgctcgcggGGCTATGAGAACCGAGGaattggcagtgtttgatcgctcgattCTCAGAGCATTGgacctatgctgcatccacctaggtaaatatgattctagaaaaaaaaaacatacttcctaTGTCCTTATGTCACTTGAAATGCAATCCTCCTGTTTGCAGAGCACAGCTATTACAATGAATAGTTTTCTATCACATTTTTATGGTTATAGTCGTtaatcaaatataaataaaaaataaatctagaTGTAGCATAGGATGTGAGACAAGTTTAGTTTTGGCTTCTTTTGCTGTCAACGGAGCCCTGATTGTTTGTTCTgctctgttcagggtttcacaggctgaaaATGTGACTACTTCCCCCTGCATCTGGAAGAAGTTTCCAGTCAAATGACCTGCCTGAATATTTATCATATGCAAGCCAATCCAtggagaggagtgtccagaaggtggctggggaggtgataaatagcTTTAAATAgctttgagtaaaaaaaaacaacaaacataaattcccagctcacttaccagccagcctgcaacaaactgttTTTCCATGTGTCCCTTGCTGCAAAGGCCGCTTATAGGTTGGAGTGGtttccatttgtttgtactgttggtgaattggtgaggggacgcactgCCATTGCCCTATTGCTGGATGTCCAATTCATCTCTAtaccttgaagtggttgtaaatgctcaaggtttttttaccttcatgcattttaatacttacctgagccccagtgATGTGCACAACAGCCTCTGTCTGTTGTGCACATCTCTCGGGCCTGGAGTGCCAGtggggcacccaagaagaggaggatccaggctgttctgtgcaaaaccactgcacagatcaggtgagtatgacatgtttattgttaaaaaaaaacaaaacaagtctttaatatcactttaagggagGGGTGGGTTCCCTctgggtatacagtgccttgcaaaagtattcacccccttggctttttacctattttgttacattacagcctttaattcaatgttttttttaatctgaattatatgtgatggatcagaacacaatagtctaagttggtgaagtaaaattagaaaaatatatacataaaactatttctcagaaataaaaaactgaaaattggcatgtgcgtatgtattcaccccctttgttaggaaacccataaaaagctctggtgcaaccaattaccttcagaagtcacataattagtgaaatgatgtccacctgtgtacaatctaagtgtcacatgatctgtcattacatagacacacctttttgaaaggccccagaggctgcaacacctaagcaagaggcaccactaaacaaacactgccatgaagaccaaggaactctccaaacaagtaagggacaatgttgttgagaagtacaagtcagggttaggttataaaaaaatatccaaatctttgatgatccctaggagcaccatcaaatctatcataaccaaatggaaagaacatggcacaacagcaaacctgccaagagacgaccacacaccaaaactcacggaccgggcaaggagggcattaatcagagaggcagcacagagacctaaggtaaccctggaggagctgcagagttccacagcagagactggagtatctgtacataggacgacaataagccgtacgctccacagagttgggctttatggcagagtggccagaagaaagccattactttcagcaaaaaaataaaacgttttgagtttcgaaaaggcatgtgggagactcccaaaatgtatggaggaaggtgctctggtctgatgagactaaaattgaactttttggccatcaaagaaaacgctatgtctggcgcaaacccaacatatcacatcacccaaagaacaccatccccacagtgaaacatggtggtggtagcatcatgctgtggggatgtttttcaacagtcagactgggaaactggtcggagttgagggaaagatggatggtgctaaatacagggatattcttgagcaaaacctgtaccactctgtgtgtgattttaggctaggacggaggttcaccttccagcaagacaatgaccccaaacacactgctaaaacaacacttgattAATGGAAAAcatttaaatgtgttggaatggcctagtcaaagcccagaccataatccaaaagaaaatctgttgtcagacttaaagattgctgttcacaagcgcaaaccatccaacttgaaggagctggagcagttttgcaaggaggaattttCAAAAATCCTAGtgctaagatgtggcaagctcatagagacttatccaaagagacttggagctgtgaaagccgcaaaaggtggctctacaaagtattgactttagggggtgaatagttatgcacatgactttttctgttattttgtcctatttgttgtttgcttcaccataaaaaaaaaaaaaaaaaaaacatcgtcaaagttgtgggcatgttctgtaaattaaatgatgcaaatcctcaaacaatccatgttaattccaggttgtgaggcaacaaaacacaaaaaatgccaaggggggtgaatacttttgcaaggcactgcccTTAATCTATCGATTATTATAGATGTGCTCCAACTCAGGAGACTCTCCAAATTAGGACTGCAGTtcactggggtgccgtgaagtggctgctgcagcttacacatatatttgcaaatgtgtgcaaactaaaccccttgtgtGCAAACTAACGTGCACTGTTAGCGGGTCCATTTGGTTTGTTTCAGGCTGaatggtaagtgagctgggaattgtTGTTTGTTGGtttttgacatgcgtcacccttccatgtgctccttgctgcaaaggccaggtaTAGGATGGGGTGGTTTCCATTTGTTTTATAAATAGTTTGGAGCCCTGGAGAGAGTGTTCTTTCCTCATCAGGGAGGGTTCTAAAGcccctggggctgctgcccctttgAGGCAGCCTGTGGAGAACCTGAATCAGCTGATTGAGGAGCTGGTATTGGGACTTCACCTTatgggatctggtctggagaaggattgtcTCCCTCACTGGTAAGTGTCTGGAGGCAGCTGAAAGGTGTAAAGCTGTCCTGTGGACTTGTGAGTACTGACCCTGAATTGTGATACCTGGTAATTGTATGCTTTTGGGATGTaaagtggggagaacaagtatttgatacactgccgattttgcaggctTTCCTACCTACAAAGCATGTAAaggtctgtcatttttatcataggtactcttcaactgggagagatggaatctaaaagaaaaatccagaaaatcactttgtatgatttttaaataattaatttgcattctATTGCATGACAttagtatttgatacatcagaaaagcagaacttaaaatTTGGTACAAAAACCTTtatttgcaattacagagatcatacgtttcctgtagttcttgaccagtttgcacactgcagcagggattttgacccactcctccatacagaccttctccagatccttcagatTTCAGGGGCTGTCACTTGGCAATacagactttcagctccctccaaagattttctattgggttcaggtctggagactggctaggccactcc is a window from the Aquarana catesbeiana isolate 2022-GZ linkage group LG03, ASM4218655v1, whole genome shotgun sequence genome containing:
- the LOC141134300 gene encoding olfactory receptor 10A5-like, whose amino-acid sequence is MKNGTEVSEFFLLGFSTLGDLRNVIFILLLLVHIMTLLGNLLIIFIVASTHHIHTPMYLFLVQLSLSDMVLTINIGPKMLHVILANGSLISYSSCICQLYFFGLPTIFECFLLSSMSYDRYLAVCNPLRYQSVMDIRLQTHLILWPWFLGFTIPLMTVISVSSLEFCKQNIIDHFFCDLPPLLRLSCSDTSVVELEMLVASMPILPVPCLLILVTYSYIAVTVLKISSATGRQKAFSTCSSHLIVVCTYYGTLLTLYLVPSGKHLTNINKTLSLLYTVGTPMCNPLIYTLRNQENMVSLVKFISKIRSGEVV